The genomic interval GATACGCGGTCAGCCAGTAGCCGCCCAGCGCCAGCACGCCGAGCGCGATCACCAGCAGCGTGATCCGTACGCCGCGCCGCTTGAGCGGGGACGGGCGGGGCGCCTTCGCGGTATCGTCCGCAGCGCCGTCGGGCGCAGTCTCGGTCGGGGATTCGGTATCGGTTTGTGACAAGGGGCCATCCTTCGCGGGATTCGTTTCGAATCGAAATGCACTTGCCAGATGCTCGCACATGCAGCATATTGCAAGCCCACATATTGAGGAACCTCAACAAAGAATGTCCGATCTCGAAGCCATCGTTTCGGCCTATGCCCGCCTCTATCTGGACCTCACGCGGACGCTCGACCGTCGCATGGCGGACGAGGGCATGTCGCTCGCGCGAACGAAGCTGCTGATCTGTCTGCAAAAGAACGGTTCGATGCGCGGCACCGCCATCGCCGACTTCTTCAACCAGTCACCGCGCACCGTGACCGAGGCGATCGACGGTCTCGAGCGAGACGGGTTCGTCGAACGCACGCCCGATCCGACCGATCGCCGGGCGAAGCTGATCGGGATCACCCGCGAGGGCGTGGGCGCGGTGCGCACGACCGAGCCGCTGCGCGAACGGATCATCGGTCAGACCTTCGGTGTGCTGGACGACGACGAACGGGCGATGCTGGGGCACCTTATCGGCAAGGTGGACGGCGCGCTCGCCCGCCTGCGCGAGGGTTCCGACTAGGGCCGCGGCGGCAAGGGATGCTTGCGGGGCGGTCAACCCTCGTCGTAATCGTCCAGTTCGTCGCCCGTCAGCGTGACGACGTGGACGAGGTTGGTCGCGCCCGCCTGGCCGAAGGGAACGCCCGCCATCACCGCCAGCCGGCTGCCCGATCCGCCGAATCCATGCCGCAAGGCCATGCGCCGGGCCTTGGCGACCATTTCCTCGAAACTGCCGATATCCTTGGTCGCCACCGGATGGGCTCCCCACAGCAGCGCCGTGCGCCGCGCGACCTGCGGCGATGGCGTCAGCACCATGACCGGCACGGCGGGACGTTCGCGCGCGGTGCGCCGGGCGCTGCTGCCGGAAAAGGTGAACACCGCAATGGCGCTGATCGTCACCGTGTCGGCGATGGTCATGCAGGCGTGGGCCAGCGCGTCGGCGGTGGTCGGATCGGGCGGCGTATCGAGCAGCCGCACGCGCATCGTGTAGGCGTCGTCCTTTTCCACCTGCCGAGCGATGGAATCCATCATCAGCACCGCCTCCTCGGGCCAGTCGCCCGCCGCCGTCTCGGCGCTCAGCATCACGCAATCCGCCCCGTCATAGACGGCGTTGGCGACGTCGGAGACCTCGGCACGGGTGGGCGCGGGGCTCTCGATCATGGATTCGAGCATCTGCGTCGCGACGATCACCGGCTTGCCCGTCAGCCGGGTGGCGTTGACGATCTTCTTCTGCAGCGGAGGCACTTCCTCGGGGTTCAGCTCGACGCCCAGATCGCCGCGCGCGACCATGATCGCGTCCGCCATGTCGATGATCTCGTCCAGCCGGCGCACGGCGGACGGCTTCTCGATCTTGGCGCACAGCGAACCGCGTCCGCCCATCAGCTTGCGCGCCTCGGCCAGGTCGGCGGGGCGCTGCACGAAGCTGAGGCCGATCCAGTCCGCGCCCTGGTCGAGCGCGAAGGCGAGGTCGCGGCGGTCCTTCTCGGTCAGCGCGGGTATGGGAATCTCTGCATCGGGAACGTTGACGCCCTTGCGATCGGAGATGACGCCGCCGACTTCCGCCTTGCACACGATCCGCCCGGCCTCGACCGATCTGACGCGAAAGCGCATCTTGCCGTCGTTCACCAGCAGCCGCTGCCCCTCGGCGATGACCTGGAAGATCTCCGGATGCGGCAGGAGGACGCGGTTCTCGTCGCCCGGCTCTTCCGACCGGTCGAAGGTGAAGGTGCCGCCATGCGGGATGCGCGCACTGCCGTTGGCGAAGGTGCCCACCCGCAGCTTCGGCCCCTGGAGGTCGGCGAGGATCGCGATGGGACGGGCGAATTCCGCCTCCAGCTCGCGGATGGCGGCGATGGTTCGGGCGTGAACCGCGTGCTCGCCGTGGCTCATGTTCACGCGGAAGGCGTCGGCGCCGGCGCGGAACAGGCGGCGCAGCATGTCGGGCTGGTTGCAGGCCGGACCGGTGGTGGCGAGGATCTTGACCTTGCGGCCGCGCGGTTCGAGCCTGGGGGGCGTGTCGGTGCTTTCCATGTCGGCGGTGCCTATGGCAGGGCGATGCGACAACACAAGGCAGAACAAGGACCGCACCCGCCATGACCGACGCCCCCGATTCTCTCGACGCCCTGCCCGACGCCGTCGCCGCCGCCGCCTTCCGCCGTCTGGTGCGGCACCTGCGCCACCGCAGCGACGCGCAGAATATCGACCTGATGGGGCTGTCGGGCTTTTGCCGCAACTGCCTCGCGGACTGGATCCGCGATGCCGGTTACGAAGGCGACAAGGGCGAAGCGCGCGCGCTGATCCACGGGATGCCGATGGACGAATGGAAGGCCCGCCATCAGCGCGAGGCGACGCCCGAACAGATCGGGCGGATGCAGGAAAGCGTGGCGAAGAACGCGCGCTGACGCGCTATTTCTCCACACCCGCTTCACCCGCATCGCCCGCGCCGCTAACCAGCCGGCCAACCGATTCTCACCCCCCCTGATTCACGGAGCATGACGATGGCCGACGGCGAAGCCGATACCGACGCGCAGGATACCAACGTGCAGGCGACCGACGATCGCCTGCGCCTGCTGATCGAGCGGATCGAGCGCCTCGAGGAAGAGAAGAAGGGCATCGCCGACGACATTCGCGACGTCTATTCGGAAGCCAAGGCGGTCGGTTACGACACCAAGATCATGCGCCAGATCGTGCGCCTGCGGAAGATGGACGCCAACGATCGCAGCGAGCAGGAGATGATCCTCGACACCTACAAGGCGGCGCTCGGCATGCGCTGAGGCACCACTCACCCTTGTTGCGCCGTTTTCACGGAACGGGGCGGCGCGCGGCGCGGTTGATAGGGTGACACGACCCACCCGCAACCGGAAGAAAGCCGCCCCATGACCGACAGACTCGACGAAACCGACGACGCCCAGTTCATTCACGCGGTGGATGAAGAGCCGCGCATGCCCGGGCATGAAAGCGACATGGAAAACAAGCCCGACTGGCAGCCGCGCTATCCCGGCAGCGGGCGGATGGAGGGCAAGGTCGCCATCGTCACCGGCGCCGACAGCGGCATCGGCCGCGCCACCGCCGTGCTCTTCGCGCGGGAGGGGGCGAAGGTCGCCATCGCCTATCTGTGCGAACACGACGATGCCAACAAGACCCGCGAACTGTGCGAGGCCGAAGGGGCCGACGTCATGCTCTCGGCCGGGGATCTTGGCGACCAGAAGCACTGCGAGGGCCTGGTCGAGGCGGTGATGGACCGCTTCGGGCGGATCGACAGCCTGATACAGATCGCCGGCGAGCAGCACCCCGACAAGGAGGTGGGCGACATCACGCCCGAACAGCTCCAGCGCACCTTCCAGACCAACATCTATTCCATGTTCTACATGGCGCAGGCCGTGCGGCCGCATCTGAAAGAGGGCGCCACCATCGTCAACTGCACCAGCGTGACGATGTACAAGGGTGCGCCGATCCTGCTCGACTACAGCGCCACCAAGGGGGCGATCACCGCCTTCACCCGCTCGCTGAGCGAGAACCTGGTGGAGGACGGCATCCGCGTGAACGCCGTCGCGCCCGGCCCGATCTGGTCGCCGCTCAACCCGTTCGGCGGGCAGCCGCCCGAGAACATTCCCGATTTCGGCGAGGACACCCCGATGGGCCGCCCCGGCCAGCCGAACGAGGTGGCCCCCGCCTTCCTGTTCCTCGCCTGCGAGGACAGCTCCTACATGAGCGGGCAGGTGCTGCATCCCAATGGCGGGATCATCGTCAACGGCTGAACTTGCGTGCGCCGGTGTATCGCACTAGCAATACGCCGGCACCACAACGCAGGAGCAACACATGGCCGGACCCTGGAAGGACGCGCGCGGCGTCATCGTCACCACAACGCCCACGGTGGAAGGGCGCCCGATCGAGGATTATCTCGGCATCGTGACGGGCGAGGTGATCGTCGGCGCGAACCTGTTCCGCGACCTGTTCGCCAATATCCGCGACATCGTGGGTGGCCGCTCGGGCAGCTACGAGCGCATCCTGCGCGACGCGCGCGAACAGGCGATAGAGGAATTGCAGGCCGAATGCGCCAGCCGCGGCGGCAACGCGGTGGTCGGCGTCGATCTCGATTACGAGGTGATCGGCGATACCGGGTCCATGCTGATGGTCAGCGCCAGCGGCACGGCGGTGCGGGTTTGAGCGGATAAAGGTCCGGTGGGTTCAATCCACACGAAACGAGGCATCTGGCATCCTGTATTCTGGCCGAATGTCTTGTGCGCGATCTTGGCGGGGGCAAGCCTGACCCTCTCTTTGGGGTGGCTTACGACCGCTCGCTGGACCGAGGTGCGAGATTACGAGGACATTTGGCTCGCAGGGCTCCAGATCGCAATACTTGCGCCGCTGACCGCCGTTTATTTGTGGAATATTTGTCGCTCGGCAACGCCCGCGTCGTTCAATCTGCGCGCTCTTGCCAACGCCATCGCAGCGGGAGCCTTGCTCCTTCTACTTATTGTCGGTCAGCGCGATCTAGCGGTCGTTGCAATCGCGGGTGTTGCAAGCATTGGACCGCTTTCAGCCCTGCTCCTTTCATGCCGATCTAAGCTCACGGAAACGGATTAACGAGCTCTTGATGAGCGGATTGGTTGCCCCCAGCCGCACACCGGGTGTAAGGCGCTCCGCATAGCGGGACCCCACCTACGGGGTCCCCAAAAAGTACCACTTTTTGGGGTAATCATGGCAGGCCATTCCAAGTTCAAGAACATCATGCATCGCAAGGGGGCGCAGGACAAGAAGCGCTCCAACCTGTTCTCCAAGCTCAGCCGCGAGATCACCGTGGCCGCGAAATCGGGTATGCCCGATCCCGAGATGAACCCGCGCCTGCGCCTCGCGGTCAACACGGCCAAGGCGCAGTCCATGCCCAAGGACAACATCCAGCGCGCCATCGACAAGGCGAGCGCGGCGGACGGCGAGAACTACGAGGAGGTCCGCTACGAAGGCTACGGCCCCGGCGGCAGCGCGATCATCGTCGAGACGCTGACCGACAACCGCAACCGCACCGCCACCGCGATGCGCACCGCGTTCAGCAAGCACGGCGGGAACCTGGGCACCGAAGGCACCGTGGTTCACGGGTTCGAGCGGCTGGGCTACATCCAGTATCCCGCCGAGGCCGGCGGCGAGGACAAGGTGCTCGAAGCCGCGCTGGAAGCGGGCGCGCAGGATATCACCAGCACCGATCACGGGCACGAGATATGGACCGCGCCCGAAGACCTGCACCAGGTCGCCGGCGATCTCGAAAAGGCGCTGGGTGAGGCGCAGGAGGTGAAGCTCGCGTGGAAGCCCAACCTGACCGTCGACATGGACGAACAGGGCGCCTCCACGCTGCTCAAACTGATCGACGTGCTCGACGACGACGACGACGTGCAGACCGTGTGGGGCAATTACGACATCTCCGACGAGGTAATGGAGAAGGTGGAGGGGTGATCGCCTTCGCCGCGAAGGCGCTGCTGGCCGGCGTCATGATCGCGGCGATCGCGGAGGTCGGTCGCCGTCTGCCCGCGGCGGCGGCGCTGATCGCCAGCCTGCCGCTGGTATCCATCCTCGGCATGATCTTCCTGTGGCAGGCGCGACCCGATGCCGAGAACATGGCGGCGCACTCGCAGGCGACCTTCTGGTACGTCCTGCCCAGCCTGCCGATGTTCCTGGTGATACCGGTCATGCTGCGCGCGGGCTGGCCGTTCTGGCCGTCGCTCGCGATCGGTTGCGCGCTGACCGTGGCGCTCTATCTGGCGATGGTGCAGTTCGGCCCCCGGCTCGGGCTGCGGCTGTGACGGCCGGCTCGTGCTGATCCTCGGCCTCGATCCCTCGCTCAGCTGCACCGGCTGGGGCGTGCTGCGGGTGGAGGGTAGCCGCATCGCCCACCTCGCCAATGGCGAGATCAGGACGCAACCCAGGGCGCCCATCGCCCTGCGCCTGCATTATCTGCACGACGGGATCGCCGCCGTGATCGCGGCCTACGCGCCGGACAGGGCGGCGGCAGAGGAGGTGTTCGTCAACAAGAACCCGCAATCGACGCTCAAGCTCGCCCAGGCGCGCGGCTGCGTACTCGCGGCGTGCGGCGCGCGCGGGCTGTCGGTGCGCGAACACGCGGCGCGGGCGGTGAAGAAGGCGGTGGTCGGCACCGGGGGCGCGGACAAGACCCAGGTGCAGGCGATGCTGGCCGTGCTGCTGCCCGGTGTGGCGGTTGCGGGGGCCGATGCGGCCGATGCGCTCGCCGTCGCCATTGCCGACGCGCATCTGGGGTAGCGAGCATGCGCCCATGCTCCCCTGCGCCCACGCGGCTATTCGCCCCCCAACCGTCCCGCGTGACGAAAACGATCGCATCTTTCCTACACGCACACCCGCCGTCCAGAGCGCCCCGATGCCTTGCACTCGCGCCCGTCCGTTTTCGTCCGCCACAAGTGTCAACTTCGCGATCCGGCCCGAAAATCGCGGAAACGCGCGGGTCGGGAGGGGTGCGGCGCGCTTGTCGGGGTGTCAACTTCGTCAGGCGGACCAGCAGGCTCGACACTGCGATTCCGAACGGCCCGCCCCCACTTCAGAACAGGAAACCCGCGCATGATCCACCTTTATGGCATCCCCAATTGCGACACCGTGCGAAAGGCGCGCCGCTGGCTCGAGGGGGAGGGGCTGGATTACGCCTTCCACGATCTGAAGCGCGAGGGAGTGGAGCGCGAAGCGCTGGAGCGGTGGGCGGACGAGTGCGGCTGGGAAGTGCTGCTCAACCGGCGCGGCACGACGTTCCGCCGGCTGGACGATGATGCGAAGGCCGACATCGACAGGGCGAAGGCGATCGACCTGATGCTGGACCACCCCACTCTCATCAAGCGCCCGGTGATGGAGCGCGAGGGGGATCGGCATATCCTGGTGGGTTTCGCGCAGAGCGAATGGAAGAATGCCCTATGCTGAAAGACTGCCAGCGATTACAATGCTATACCGCGCAGCATCGGGTCACGCGGCGCGCGCGGTGACGATATAGTTGAGCGAAAGGTCGTCCGACAGATGCAGGCCCCTGTCGGGGCGCCAGGCGATGCCCTTCGGCTCGCCCATCGCGAGCCCGGCATGGGCCAGCAGATCGGCGAGTTCGCCGGGCGTGACGAAGTCGTCCCAATGGTGCGTGCCGCGCGGCACCGCGCCGATCGCCTCCGCCGCGCCGACCAGCAGTGCGCGGCTTGCCAGCGTGCGATTGGGGGTGGACAGGACCATCAGTCCGCCATCGGTCAGGTGCGTGGCCAGCTGGACGGCGAAGGCCTGCTTGTCGGCGACGTGCTCGATCACCTCCATCGCCGTGACGAGATCGAACCGTCCGAGGCCGAGCTGACCCAGTTCGCCGGGCATGTAGCGGATGTCGAGCCCGGCCCCGTCGGCATGGGCGGCGGCGACGGCGGTGTTCTCGGGCGCGGCATCCACGCCCGTCACCTCTCCGCCCAGCCGGGCGAGCGGCTCGCACAGCAAGCCGGCACCGCAGCCGACGTCGAGCGCGCTCCTGCCGGCGAGCGGCTTCACGCCTTCCACATCGCCGCCCCAGTGCATGTCGATCGCCTCGCGCAGGAAGGCGAGCCGCACCGGATTGAGCCGGTGGAGCATGGCGGACGAACCGCTCGGATCCCACCACCGGTCCGCCAGCGCGCCGAAATGCGCGGCCTCCCCGGGTCGGATCGTTGCCGAACTGGTTGCAGTTGTGACAGTTGCGTCTGGCATGCTTGCTCCCTAACAGCGCGCTCGAAACCTTACCAGCAACGCATGAGGGGCGCGACTTGGCCCGCATAGTGATGAAATTCGGCGGCACCAGCGTCGCGGGCACCGAACGCATCCGCCGCGTGGCCAATATCGTGCGCGCGCAGGCGGCAGGCGGCAACGAGGTCGCCGTGGTGGTGAGCGCGATGGCGGGCGAGACCGACAGGCTCGTGAATTTCTGCCGCGAGGCCAACCCGCTCTACGACCCGGCCGAATACGATGTCGTGGTGGCGAGCGGCGAACAGGTGACGAGCGGGCTGCTCGCGCTCACCCTGCAGGCCATGGGCTGCAAGGCGCGCAGCTGGCTCGGCTGGCAATTGCCCGTCCGCACCTTCGCCAACCACGCCAATGCGCGGGTCGCAGAGATCCAGGCGGAAGTGCTGGCCAGTTCGATGGCGGCGGGGGAGATCGCCGTGATCCCGGGCTTCCAGGGCCTGTCCGACGACAACCGCATCACCACGATGGGGCGCGGCGGATCGGATACCAGCGCGGTTGCCGTGGCGGCGGCGGTGAATGCTGACCGCTGCGACATCTATACCGATGTCGACGGCGTCTACACCACCGATCCGCGGATCGTGGCCCGGGCGCGCAAGATCAAGTACGTCTCCTACGAGGAGATGCTCGAACTCGCCTCGGTCGGCGCGAAGGTCTTGCAGACCCGCTCCGTCAGCCTGGCGATGAAGCGCAATGTCCGGGTGCAGGTGCTGTCATCCTTCGTCGACGACGGCGCGCCGCCCGCCGACACCATTCCCGGCACGATGATCGTCTCCGAAAGGGAGATGCAGGAAATCCTGGAGAATACCGACATGGAACGCCAGACCGTCACCGGCATAGCCCACGACAAGAACGAGGCGCGCGTCGTGCTCACCCGCGTGCCCGACGAGCCCGGTGCCGTGGCCGACATCTTCACCCCGCTGGGCGAGGCCGGCATCAACGTGGACATGATCATCCAGAACGTCGGCCGCGACAAGGGCGAGACCGACGTGACCTTTACCGTTCCGCAGGCTGAACTCGCCCGGGCGCAGGCCCTGCTGGAAGACAGGCAGGGGGCGATCGGGTTCAACCGCCTCATCACCGATGCGAAGGTCGCCAAGATCAGCGTCGTGGGCATGGGCATGAAAAGTCATGCGGGCGTCGCCGCCACCATGTTCAAGGCGCTGGCCGATCGCGGGATCAACGTACAGGCGATCTCGACCTCGGAAATCAAGGTCAGCGTGCTGATCGACGAGGACGAGACCGAACTGGCGGTGCGCGTGCTGCACACCGCCTACGGCCTCGACGCGGCGGAGATCGCCGCCTAGCGAGCAGGCTCAGTCGGCAGCTTCGGTCTCCTTGCCCTGCGGCTGCGCCATGCGGCGGTGCAGCTTCGCGATGAGCGGGGCGGGGAGGATGTCGGCAACGAGGTATTGCAGCTTGTTCATGATGCCGCTGACCTCCTTGATCTCGCCCTTGATCAGGGCGTCGTAGCCGTCCTCGGCCACCTTGGCCGGGTCCGCCTTCTTCGACTGGCCGACCGAGGTATCCTCCATGCCGGCCCGTTCGAAGAACGCGGTATCGGTCGCGCCGGGGAGCAGGCAGGTGACGACGAGATCGGTTTCCTTCAATTCGTTGGCGAGGCCCACGCAGAAGTCGTCGATGAAGGCCTTGGTCGAATTGTAAACCAGATTGAACGGTCCCGGCATGTCGCCGACGATCGATCCGGTCACCAGCATGCGCCCGCTGCCCCGCGCCTTCATCCGTCCCCCGATCTTGTGGATGAGGGAGATCGTGCCCGTCACGTTCGTGTCGAGCGCGTGCTTGATCGCGTCCCAGTCCTGATCGAGGAAGGCACCGCCATCGCCATTACCGGCATTGGCGACGAGCACGTCCACGTTCCGGTCGCCGACCGCATCCATCACCGCGGCGATGCCGTCACGGGTGGCGAGGTTGGTCTGCAACGTCTCGACCTCGGCCGCACCGAGCTCCCGGGCGGCGGTTTCGGCCTGTGACAAGTCTTCGTTGGCGACCAGCAACAGCGCGCAGCCATCCTTCGCTATCAGTTTTGTCAGTTCCAGACCGATGCCGCTGCTCGCACCGGTGACGATGACGAAGCCGGTCAGCTTGTCGACGGGGTTCTTGCTCATTGTGTCGTCTCCATTCCGGGCTTCAGCACGACCTTCGTCCAGCTGTCCTGCTTTTCCCTGAAATTCTTGTACCCCGTCGCCGCCTCTTCCAGAGGAAGCCGGTGACTGATGAGGAAGGTGGTATCGAGCGTGCCGTCCTCGATCTTCGAGAGCAGGTCGCCGAGATAGCGCTGGACGTGGGTCTGCCCGGTGCGGACCTGCAGGCCTTTCTCCATCAGGGCGCCGAGCGGAAACTTGTCGGTCATCCCGCCATAGACGCCAGGAATGGAAACGCGCCCGCCAGGCCGAACCGCAAGGATCGCCTGTTTGAGCGCCTTTGCCCGGTCCGCACCGATACCGACCGTCTGCTTGGCGATATCGAGCAGGTTGTCGACAGCGAAACCGTGCGCTTCCATGCCGACGGCGTCGATGACCGCATCGACCCCGATGCCGCCCGACATTTCCATCAACGCTTCGCGCACGTCGGTATGGCGGAAGTCGATGGTCTCGGCGCCCATCTGCTTCGCCAGTTCGAGACGGTGCGGGTAGTGATCGATGGCGATGACCTTCGATGCGCCCATGACGATCGCGGACTGGATGGCGAACAGGCCGACGGGGCCGCAGCCCCAGACAGCGACCGTGTCGTCCGGCTGGATTTCGGCATTTTCCGCTCCCATCCAGCCTGTCGGAAGGATATCGGAAAGGAACAGAACCTTGTCGTCCTCCAGATGATCCGGAACTGCGATCGGCCCGACATCGGAAAACGGCACACGCACATATTCCGCCTGACCGCCCGAATATCCACCGGTCAGATGCGAATACCCGAACAGGCCGGCCATCGGGTGGCCGTAAAGCGTGGCCGACAGGTCCTGTTTCTCGGCGGGGTTGGAGTTCTCGCAGCAACTGAACTGCTCGATCTTGCAGTGGAAGCAACCACCGCAACTGATGGTGAATGGCACCACCACCCGCTGGCCTTTCTCGAGCGTGCTGTCCGCGCCGACCTCGACGACTTCGCCCATAAATTCGTGCCCGAGAATGTCACCGGTCTGCACGGCGGGAATGACACCGTCGTAAAGATGCAGATCGGATCCGCAAATGGCGGTCGAAGTGACCTTGATGATGGCATCGCGCGAATTGACGATTTCGGGATCGTCGACGGTTTCGACACGAACGTCCTTGGTGCCGTGGAAGGTAAGGGCTCTCATCATGCATTCTCCTGTCGCGCTGCCCGGGTCTGATCCTTGCGCCGGGCCGAGGTGGCGATTTCACCAGTTTCCATCAGCATCTTGAACCGTTTCAGGTCGTGACGCGCCTGCACCTCGGGTTCGCGCAAGAAGGCCTTGGCGACGGCGCGGCCAAGTTCGCCGGCCGGCGGATCGTAGGCGACGATCAAACTGACACGCGTTCCGCGATCACCGGGTGCGTCGCTGAAAGCGACCTTGCCTTCGGTTGATATGTCCGACCCTTCAACGGACCGCCATGCTATGACCTCGTTCTCGCGTTCTTCGGTGATCTCGGTCTCGACGTCGACGGTTCGCCCTGCGGGGGCGCGAATCGTCCAGACCGCACGATCCTTGCCCTTGGCTTCGACCTGTTCGAGATTTTCCATGAAGGCGGCGAGGTTCGAGAAGTCACGCCAGAATGCGAACAATTCGGCACGCGGCTTGCGAATGGTTACCGTTCGCCCGATCACATCGAACTGATCGCCCGACCCCTTGCGGGCGGTATATCCGGGGGCGTCATCCTCCCCCTTCCTGTGCCGGCTGCTCAGAAAGGCTCCGAAGGCGGCCGCTCCTGCTGCAAGACCGAGACCCGCCACGAGCGCGATGGGTCCTGTGTCCCTGTCCTGGGTCATCAAGTTTCTCCTGTTGCGTCATAGACATGAAAAACCGATCCTTCCTGCGGTTCCGAAACGGACCGCGAGGCAGGCCGAGGTGTTCGCTCAAGCGGACCGGCTGCCGTATTCGTGCCTTCCGGCCGCGGCACGTCTTGTCCGTCCCCGGCGGCGCATCTATGCGTTCGGCGCATGAGCACCTATCCAAAGACGCAGGCCCTGATGGCGCGTGGTCGCGATTTCCTCG from Aurantiacibacter spongiae carries:
- a CDS encoding MarR family winged helix-turn-helix transcriptional regulator; this encodes MSDLEAIVSAYARLYLDLTRTLDRRMADEGMSLARTKLLICLQKNGSMRGTAIADFFNQSPRTVTEAIDGLERDGFVERTPDPTDRRAKLIGITREGVGAVRTTEPLRERIIGQTFGVLDDDERAMLGHLIGKVDGALARLREGSD
- a CDS encoding ArsC family reductase, which encodes MIHLYGIPNCDTVRKARRWLEGEGLDYAFHDLKREGVEREALERWADECGWEVLLNRRGTTFRRLDDDAKADIDRAKAIDLMLDHPTLIKRPVMEREGDRHILVGFAQSEWKNALC
- the ubiG gene encoding bifunctional 2-polyprenyl-6-hydroxyphenol methylase/3-demethylubiquinol 3-O-methyltransferase UbiG — translated: MPDATVTTATSSATIRPGEAAHFGALADRWWDPSGSSAMLHRLNPVRLAFLREAIDMHWGGDVEGVKPLAGRSALDVGCGAGLLCEPLARLGGEVTGVDAAPENTAVAAAHADGAGLDIRYMPGELGQLGLGRFDLVTAMEVIEHVADKQAFAVQLATHLTDGGLMVLSTPNRTLASRALLVGAAEAIGAVPRGTHHWDDFVTPGELADLLAHAGLAMGEPKGIAWRPDRGLHLSDDLSLNYIVTARAA
- a CDS encoding heavy metal-binding domain-containing protein is translated as MAGPWKDARGVIVTTTPTVEGRPIEDYLGIVTGEVIVGANLFRDLFANIRDIVGGRSGSYERILRDAREQAIEELQAECASRGGNAVVGVDLDYEVIGDTGSMLMVSASGTAVRV
- a CDS encoding aspartate kinase; protein product: MARIVMKFGGTSVAGTERIRRVANIVRAQAAGGNEVAVVVSAMAGETDRLVNFCREANPLYDPAEYDVVVASGEQVTSGLLALTLQAMGCKARSWLGWQLPVRTFANHANARVAEIQAEVLASSMAAGEIAVIPGFQGLSDDNRITTMGRGGSDTSAVAVAAAVNADRCDIYTDVDGVYTTDPRIVARARKIKYVSYEEMLELASVGAKVLQTRSVSLAMKRNVRVQVLSSFVDDGAPPADTIPGTMIVSEREMQEILENTDMERQTVTGIAHDKNEARVVLTRVPDEPGAVADIFTPLGEAGINVDMIIQNVGRDKGETDVTFTVPQAELARAQALLEDRQGAIGFNRLITDAKVAKISVVGMGMKSHAGVAATMFKALADRGINVQAISTSEIKVSVLIDEDETELAVRVLHTAYGLDAAEIAA
- a CDS encoding DUF2312 domain-containing protein, which gives rise to MADGEADTDAQDTNVQATDDRLRLLIERIERLEEEKKGIADDIRDVYSEAKAVGYDTKIMRQIVRLRKMDANDRSEQEMILDTYKAALGMR
- a CDS encoding SDR family oxidoreductase encodes the protein MTDRLDETDDAQFIHAVDEEPRMPGHESDMENKPDWQPRYPGSGRMEGKVAIVTGADSGIGRATAVLFAREGAKVAIAYLCEHDDANKTRELCEAEGADVMLSAGDLGDQKHCEGLVEAVMDRFGRIDSLIQIAGEQHPDKEVGDITPEQLQRTFQTNIYSMFYMAQAVRPHLKEGATIVNCTSVTMYKGAPILLDYSATKGAITAFTRSLSENLVEDGIRVNAVAPGPIWSPLNPFGGQPPENIPDFGEDTPMGRPGQPNEVAPAFLFLACEDSSYMSGQVLHPNGGIIVNG
- a CDS encoding YebC/PmpR family DNA-binding transcriptional regulator, translating into MAGHSKFKNIMHRKGAQDKKRSNLFSKLSREITVAAKSGMPDPEMNPRLRLAVNTAKAQSMPKDNIQRAIDKASAADGENYEEVRYEGYGPGGSAIIVETLTDNRNRTATAMRTAFSKHGGNLGTEGTVVHGFERLGYIQYPAEAGGEDKVLEAALEAGAQDITSTDHGHEIWTAPEDLHQVAGDLEKALGEAQEVKLAWKPNLTVDMDEQGASTLLKLIDVLDDDDDVQTVWGNYDISDEVMEKVEG
- the pyk gene encoding pyruvate kinase, whose protein sequence is MESTDTPPRLEPRGRKVKILATTGPACNQPDMLRRLFRAGADAFRVNMSHGEHAVHARTIAAIRELEAEFARPIAILADLQGPKLRVGTFANGSARIPHGGTFTFDRSEEPGDENRVLLPHPEIFQVIAEGQRLLVNDGKMRFRVRSVEAGRIVCKAEVGGVISDRKGVNVPDAEIPIPALTEKDRRDLAFALDQGADWIGLSFVQRPADLAEARKLMGGRGSLCAKIEKPSAVRRLDEIIDMADAIMVARGDLGVELNPEEVPPLQKKIVNATRLTGKPVIVATQMLESMIESPAPTRAEVSDVANAVYDGADCVMLSAETAAGDWPEEAVLMMDSIARQVEKDDAYTMRVRLLDTPPDPTTADALAHACMTIADTVTISAIAVFTFSGSSARRTARERPAVPVMVLTPSPQVARRTALLWGAHPVATKDIGSFEEMVAKARRMALRHGFGGSGSRLAVMAGVPFGQAGATNLVHVVTLTGDELDDYDEG
- the ruvC gene encoding crossover junction endodeoxyribonuclease RuvC; this encodes MLILGLDPSLSCTGWGVLRVEGSRIAHLANGEIRTQPRAPIALRLHYLHDGIAAVIAAYAPDRAAAEEVFVNKNPQSTLKLAQARGCVLAACGARGLSVREHAARAVKKAVVGTGGADKTQVQAMLAVLLPGVAVAGADAADALAVAIADAHLG
- a CDS encoding DUF1244 domain-containing protein, with protein sequence MTDAPDSLDALPDAVAAAAFRRLVRHLRHRSDAQNIDLMGLSGFCRNCLADWIRDAGYEGDKGEARALIHGMPMDEWKARHQREATPEQIGRMQESVAKNAR
- a CDS encoding DUF3147 family protein, which produces MIAFAAKALLAGVMIAAIAEVGRRLPAAAALIASLPLVSILGMIFLWQARPDAENMAAHSQATFWYVLPSLPMFLVIPVMLRAGWPFWPSLAIGCALTVALYLAMVQFGPRLGLRL
- a CDS encoding SDR family NAD(P)-dependent oxidoreductase, with translation MSKNPVDKLTGFVIVTGASSGIGLELTKLIAKDGCALLLVANEDLSQAETAARELGAAEVETLQTNLATRDGIAAVMDAVGDRNVDVLVANAGNGDGGAFLDQDWDAIKHALDTNVTGTISLIHKIGGRMKARGSGRMLVTGSIVGDMPGPFNLVYNSTKAFIDDFCVGLANELKETDLVVTCLLPGATDTAFFERAGMEDTSVGQSKKADPAKVAEDGYDALIKGEIKEVSGIMNKLQYLVADILPAPLIAKLHRRMAQPQGKETEAAD